Proteins encoded together in one Lathamus discolor isolate bLatDis1 chromosome 3, bLatDis1.hap1, whole genome shotgun sequence window:
- the ASDURF gene encoding ASNSD1 upstream open reading frame protein — MAGRELREEGERLRRKEELSRKIKEQKVVVDELSNLKKNRKVYKQQPNSNIFFLVDRTETLSQCKNTLDELKKAHQEMENSEKTKIKK; from the exons ATGGCGGGCCGCGAGCTGCGTGAGGAGGGCGAGAGGCTGCGCCGCAAGGAGGAGCTGAGCCGGAAG ATTAAAGAGCAGAAGGTTGTAGTTGATGAGCTGTCAAATTTGAAGAAAAACCGG aaagtTTATAAGCAGCAACCCAATAGCAACATATTCTTCCTAGTAGACCGAACAGAAACACTATCTCAATGCAAAA ATACATTAGATGAATTAAAGAAGGCACATCAGGAGAtggaaaattcagaaaagaCTAAAATCAAGAAATAG
- the ASNSD1 gene encoding asparagine synthetase domain-containing protein 1, which produces MCGICCIVTLCRQHAIHDFFNEDILCHLRRRGPDSSQQLIKTAPDLPYECLFSGHVLHLRGPVTPQPLQNANSNIFLWNGEIFSGVHVGDLENDTEVMFHHLALCSSEEDILSLFSSVRGPWSFIYYQASRHTLWFGRDYFGRRSLLWQCSNEVDSAFCLTSVSAYSESGHQWQEVPASGIFKIDLKACTATKSWSLTLFPWKYSSTEKAVEEILINILDQVSKDLPNHMRVVMNESKLCLRAPVSPLNKTISEASGQCPGTNISNITHTVSVETLQGFLAEEHKKKLICQFIDVLNEAVKRRVLALFRAEDQETREVPNMSKRKAHIAVLFSGGIDSMVIAALADKHVPLEEPIDLLNVAFMLKEQAKQRGTSKNHTNGEVQLDLLCLQESCQDLDAKTRACFSCFDVPDRITGRAGLKELEAINPSRTWNFVEINVTPEELKKMRQQCIKHLIYPLNTVLDDSIGCAIWFASRGEGFISNQGELKPYRSPAKVVLTGIGADEQLAGYSRHRVCFKKYGFKGLNEELEMELDRISSRNLGRDDRIIGDHGKEARFPFLDEDVVSFLNSLPILEKADLTLPRGIGDKLLLRLAAKEFGLTASTILPKRAVQFGSRIAKLESNSEKASDTCSRLK; this is translated from the exons ATGTGTGGTATTTGTTGCATTGTTACCTTGTGTAGGCAGCATGCTATTCATGATTTCTTTAACGAAGACATACTCTGCCATCTTAGAAGAAGAGGGCCAGATAGTAGCCAGCAGTTGATAAAAACTGCGCCTGATCTCCCTTATGAGTGTCTGTTTTCTGGCCATGTACTTCACTTGAGAGGACCGGTGACTCCTCAGCCTCTGCAAAATGCCAAtagcaatatttttctttggaatgGAGAAATTTTCAGTGGAGTTCATGTAGGAGATCTAGAGAATGACACTGAAGTTATGTTTCATCATCTTGCATTATGCAGTAGTGAAGAGGACATATTATCACTATTTTCATCAGTTCGGGGTCCGTGGTCTTTTATTTATTATCAAGCATCTAGACACACTTTATGGTTTGGTAGAGATTATTTTGGTCGCCGTAGTTTGCTTTGGCAATGCAGTAATGAGGTCGACAGCGCTTTCTGTCTTACATCTGTAAGTGCTTATTCTGAATCAGGTCACCAATGGCAAGAAGTCCCAGCATCTGGAATTTTCAAAATCGATCTCAAAGCTTGCACAGCAACTAAATCTTGGTCTTTAACATTGTTTCCATGGAAGTACAGCTCTACAGAGAAAGCAGTAGAAGAAATACTCATTAATATTCTGGACCAAGTTTCAAAAGACTTACCAAACCACATGCGTGTTGTGATGAATGAATCAAAACTGTGTCTCAGAGCACCAGTTAGCCccttaaataaaacaatttctGAAGCCTCAGGTCAATGTCCAGGCACTAATATTAGCAACATTACTCATACGGTTTCTGTAGAAACCCTTCAAGGATTTCTTGCAGAGGAGCACAAGAAAAAGTTAATTTGTCAGTTTATTGATGTTTTAAATGAAGCAGTAAAGAGACGGGTGTTAGCTCTCTTTAGAGCTGAAGATCAGGAAACAAGAGAAGTTCCAAACATGTCTAAGAGGAAAGCACATATTGCAGTGCTCTTTTCTGGTGGCATTGATTCCATGGTTATTGCAGCCCTTGCTGATAAACATGTACCTTTGGAGGAACCAATAGATCTTCTCAATGTAGCTTTCATGCTGAAAGAACAAGCTAAGCAAAGGGGTACCTCTAAAAACCATACCAACGGAGAGGTACAGCTTGATCTGCTGTGTCTTCAAGAAAGTTGTCAAGATCTTGATGCTAAAACTCGAGCTTGTTTCTCTTGCTTTGATGTTCCTGACAGAATCACTGGTAGGGCAGGACTGAAAGAATTAGAGGCCATTAACCCTTCAAGAACCTGGAACTTTGTGGAGATCAATGTTACACCAGAAGAGTTGAAAAAAATGCGACAACAATGCATTAAACACTTAATTTATCCACTGAATACAGTTTTGGATGACAGCATTGGCTGTGCAATTTGGTTTGCTTCCAGAGGGGAGGGTTTTATTAGTAACCAAGGAGAGCTGAAACCATATAGAAGTCCTGCAAAG GTTGTGCTTACAGGCATTGGAGCAGATGAACAGCTTGCTGGCTATTCTCGACACCGTGTTTGCTTCAAAAAATATGGCTTCAAGGGTCTGAATGAAGAACTTGAAATGGAGTTAGATCGCATTTCTTCCAGAAATCTTGGTAGAGATGATAGGATTATTGGTGACCATGGAAAAGAAGCCAG GTTTCCTTTTCTTGATGAAGATGTTGTTTCATTCCTCAATTCTCTGCCCATCTTGGAAAAAGCTGACTTGACTTTACCTCGAGGAATTGGTGACAAGTTGCTTCTGCGTCTTGCAGCCAAGGAGTTTGGCCTCACAGCCTCAACCATTTTGCCGAAAAGAGCTGTACAGTTTGGATCTCGGATTGCAAAGCTAGAAAGCAACAGTGAGAAAGCATCTGACACATGCAGCAGACTGAAGTAA